In one Brassica oleracea var. oleracea cultivar TO1000 chromosome C9, BOL, whole genome shotgun sequence genomic region, the following are encoded:
- the LOC106314125 gene encoding uncharacterized protein LOC106314125, whose product MDSADPPGLPRSPGRSTVNRKNQQEEVTMVNLSEGSGDKQIQKVISELKSKESSVEVVTKKQGSENLSRGSENGGSSWVEIAQEKKVLKKYDLKIVELEGGKAVEIPDEVIDKADLLWEDFLIGKFLDTAPHVARVHATVNRIWNQGESKQIDVHIVDDTTMKFKVQNPAMRARILKRGMWNIGNVPLVVTKWTPDELKEKPEIKTIPMWGLSFIVSAAGFPVRLHPETTSCSNFKLAKIFVNVDLSKELPDKINFTKNGKSSEVEFIYPWLPLRCRSCGKWGHIAKFCLMNKKNGSEKSTHQIVEQEETSKRVAIEDSKEKAKEREIETEGGVDLRKENSDANIVVDIEEGVDEEGISLQVGNIKDAEVEEILSVEEEVEEILSVEEEIVEREETKSAEGKAESTEEQEVVIAKKDDMSSGKGGKEGSIIEESQNQGIAGIQITQENWPDLASASKLRPSLPRRSKTMHKVVPELGILGKLLAMTGFFWNVRGFNKQSKHRVVSKWIQDKGLQFGGLLETRVKENFNEILDGEEHSSYQDSGLMTSGMRDFESVVQHCRLMDMGYQGPKFTWCNKRDEETINKKLDRILVNETWLNNHHLRGRFHLAVEVAGKRKSFKFTNVIAETSEFKETIENYWKETQPLFQSASALFRFSKYLKGLKPHIRSLSKNKLGALTTKVKEAFSDLCEKQERLMEAPSLENVRAEHDAAVRWQRVSDIEEKVLKQRSKLHWLQVGDKNNKAFLNAAKIRETRNAIREIKCSDGRVVTNQEEIKKEAERFFTEFLTYEPRGIEGKSIEEIQSFLPFRCNEEERGNLIRAVTEEEVREVVFKMPSNKSPGPDGYTSEFFKASWSVIGKDFTVAVQSFFSKGFLPKGLNSTILALIPKKDRAQEMRDYRPISCCNVLYKVISKIIANKLKGTLPQCISYNQSAFIKDRLLVENLLLATEIVKDYHKEDVSPRCAMKIDIAKAFDSVHWPFLLNTLRALNLPEEFIHWIELCVCTASFSVQVNGELAGFFQSKRGLRQGCALSPYLFVICINVLSGMLDKTVERKQIGYHPKCKNILLSHLCFADDLLVFTDGTKRSIEEALRVFKEFESCSGLKISLEKSTIYTAGISESTKNDILATFPFSTGSLPVRYLGLPLLTKCMTVNDYLPLVEKVRKRMSSWTGRLLSHAWRLQLIKSVITSLGNFWMAAFRLPGSCIKEIERLCSAFLWSGPDLKTTEAKVNGRNITLGPMGSMLFDSTRLILVNQREYKLWIMGMEKIVKTARWSRFNTLKDVLGERGPHDLGVPDYYSVAEAKRNRRRRNHRVELLNQIEEELSKYGSYPDEDVALWKQAEGKFMAKFSTRKTWEQVREKRPNCAWYRGVCFPQSTPKYAFFMWVALKERLQTANKMQKWNSSINTTCVLCTEAIESCDHLFFGCRYSGTVWRNLVEGLMRDQFTMVWNELIDIVSKFWVTPIKIFIIKYTLQATMHTVWWERNARRHGDAPRDINILTKMVDKNVRLRLLSLKGREVQLQELASS is encoded by the exons ATGGATTCGGCGGATCCGCCGGGATTACCTAGGTCTCCGGGGAGATCTACGGTTAATCGGAAGAATCAGCAGGAGGAAGTAACAATGGTGAACCTATCGGAAGGATCTGGTGATAAGCAGATTCAAAAAGTGATCTCGGAGTTGAAGAGTAAGGAGAGTTCGGTGGAGGTTGTAACGAAAAAACAAGGATCGGAGAACCTTTCGAGGGGATCTGAAAACGGAGGATCGTCATGGGTTGAGATAGCACAAGAGAAGAAAGTATTGAAGAAGTATGATCTGAAGATTGTAGAGTTAGAGGGTGGGAAAGCTGTGGAAATTCCTGATGAGGTTATTGATAAAGCAGATCTTCTATGGGAAGACTTTCTGATTGGCAAGTTTCTCGACACTGCTCCACACGTAGCTAGAGTACATGCTACTGTGAATAGGATCTGGAACCAAGGAGAATCGAAGCAGATTGATGTTCATATTGTGGATGATACGACAATGAAGTTCAAGGTTCAAAACCCAGCAATGCGAGCTCGAATCTTGAAAAGAGGTATGTGGAATATTGGGAATGTGCCGTTGGTTGTGACGAAGTGGACACCTGATGAGTTGAAGGAGAAGCCAGAAATTAAGACAATACCGATGTGG GGGCTGAGTTTCATAGTGAGCGCAGCAGGGTTTCCGGTTCGTTTGCATCCAGAAACAACATCGTGTTCAAATTTCAAGTTAGCAAAGATCTTTGTGAATGTGGACTTATCTAAAGAGCTGCCTGATAAGATAAACTTCACAAAAAATGGGAAATCTTCGGAGGTGGAGTTCATATACCCATGGTTGCCTCTTAGATGTCGCAGTTGTGGAAAGTGGGGGCATATAGCCAAATTTTGTTTAATGAACAAGAAGAATGGGTCGGAGAAGTCAACTCATCAGATAGTAGAGCAAGAAGAAACGAGTAAAAGGGTCGCTATAGAAGATAGTAAAGAGAAGGCCAAAGAGAGGGAGATTGAAACAGAAGGAGGTGTTGATTTAAGAAAGGAGAACTCAGATGCAAATATTGTAGTGGATATTGAGGAGGGG GTGGATGAGGAAGGAATTTCTTTACAAGTGGGGAATATAAAAGATGCAGAGGTTGAGGAGATACTGAGTGTTGAAGAAGAGGTTGAAGAGATACTGAGTGTTGAAGAAGAGATTGTAGAGAGAGAGGAAACTAAAAGCGCAGAAGGGAAAGCAGAAAGCACAGAGGAGCAAGAAGTTGTAATAGCAAAAAAGGATGATATGAGTAGTGGAAAGGGTGGTAAGGAAGGAAGTATAATAGAAGAAAGTCAGAATCAGGGTATTGCTGGCATACAGATCACTCAAGAGAATTGGCCAGACTTGGCTAGTGCTTCTAAGCTTAGGCCTTCTCTACCACGAAGATCAAAGACGATGCATAAAGTGGTTCCAGAGTTGGGAATTCTGGGGAAACTACTTGCAATGACCGGTTTCTTCTGGAATGTACGGGGATTTAATAAGCAATCGAAGCATAGAGTTGTGAGTAAATGGATTCAAGATAAAGGTTTACAGTTTGGGGGTTTGCTGGAAACAAGAGTGAAGGAAA ATTTCAACGAGATTTTGGATGGTGAAGAACACTCTAGTTATCAAGATTCGGGATTGATGACTTCGGGTATGAGAGACTTTGAGAGTGTGGTTCAGCATTGCAGGCTTATGGATATGGGGTATCAGGGTCCGAAGTTTACATGGTGCAACAAGAGAGACGAAGAGACCATTAACAAAAAGCTAGATCGCATTCTAGTCAATGAGACATGGCTTAACAACC ATCATCTTAGGGGGAGGTTTCACTTGGCGGTGGAAGTTGCAGGCAAAAGGAAGTCATTTAAGTTCACAAATGTGATTGCTGAAACATCTGAGTTCAAGGAGACCATTGAGAACTATTGGAAGGAAACACAACCTTTATTTCAATCAGCTTCAGCTCTTTTTAGGTTCTCAAAGTACCTCAAAGGGCTGAAACCTCACATTCGATCTCTTAGTAAAAATAAATTGGGAGCGCTGACGACGAAGGTGAAAGAAGCTTTTAGTGATCTTTGTGAGAAACAAGAAAGGTTGATGGAAGCTCCTTCGCTGGAGAATGTTCGTGCAGAGCATGATGCAGCAGTAAGGTGGCAGAGAGTCTCAGATATTGAGGAGAAGGTGCTGAAGCAACGATCGAAATTGCATTGGTTGCAAGTTGGTGATAAAAATAATAAGGCTTTCCTCAATGCAGCAAAGATTAGAGAAACAAGAAATGCGATTCGAGAGATAAAGTGTTCAGATGGAAGGGTAGTAACTAATCAAGAGGAGATAAAGAAGGAAGCAGAAAGATTCTTTACTGAATTTCTCACTTATGAGCCGAGAGGTATTGAAGGAAAATCTATAGAGGAAATTCAGAGTTTTCTTCCTTTCAGATGTAATGAGGAAGAGAGAGGTAACCTTATCAGAGCAGTTACAGAGGAGGAAGTAAGAGAGGTGGTCTTCAAAATGCCAAGTAATAAGTCTCCAGGACCGGATGGCTATACAAGTGAGTTCTTTAAAGCATCTTGGAGTGTGATTGGGAAAGACTTCACCGTTGCAGTCCAATCTTTCTTTAGCAAGGGTTTTCTACCTAAGGGCTTAAATTCTACTATACTGGCGCTTATTCCCAAGAAAGATAGAGCTCAAGAAATGAGGGACTACAGACCGATCTCGTGCTGTAACGTTTTGTACAAAGTGATATCGAAGATCATTGCAAACAAGTTGAAAGGAACTTTGCCACAATGTATATCTTATAACCAGTCTGCGTTCATAAAAGACAGGCTCTTGGTGGAGAACTTATTACTGGCAACAGAGATAGTTAAAGACTACCACAAAGAAGATGTCTCACCTCGATGTGCGATGAAGATTGACATCGCAAAAGCCTTTGATTCAGTGCACTGGCCGTTCTTGTTAAACACGCTGAGGGCTTTAAACCTACCTGAAGAGTTCATACATTGGATTGAATTGTGTGTTTGTACGGCTTCATTCTCAGTTCAAGTTAATGGGGAGCTTGCGGGGTTTTTTCAGAGTAAGAGAGGGTTGCGACAGGGATGTGCGTTGTCTCCCTACCTATTTGTGATATGCATCAATGTGCTTTCGGGAATGTTGGACAAGACAGTGGAAAGGAAGCAGATTGGCTATCACCCCAAATGTAAGAACATTCTGCTGTCTCATTTATGCTTCGCAGATGACTTACTGGTATTCACTGATGGAACTAAGAGATCGATAGAGGAAGCTCTCAGAGTATTCAAGGAGTTTGAAAGCTGTTCTGGGCTAAAGATAAGTCTAGAAAAATCAACCATATATACTGCGGGCATCAGTGAGAGTACGAAGAACGACATTCTTGCAACATTTCCTTTTTCTACAGGCAGCCTACCAGTTAGGTATTTGGGGTTACCTCTACTAACCAAGTGCATGACAGTTAATGACTATCTACCACTGGTTGAGAAAGTCAGGAAAAGAATGAGTTCTTGGACGGGTAGGCTTCTCTCGCATGCATGGCGTCTGCAACTTATAAAATCGGTCATAACAAGCCTAGGTAACTTCTGGATGGCAGCGTTTCGACTTCCTGGCAGCTGTATAAAAGAGATCGAAAGGTTGTGCTCTGCTTTCTTATGGTCTGGTCCTGATCTAAAAACAACAGAAGCAAAA GTTAACGGCAGAAACATCACTTTGGGTCCGATGGGTTCAATGTTATTTGATTCGACAAGGCTCATTCTAGTCAATCAAAGAGAGTACAAGCTCTGGATCATGGGTATGGAGAAAATTGTTAAAACTGCGAG ATGGTCCAGGTTCAATACACTTAAAGATGTACTTGGAGAAAGAGGTCCACATGATTTAGGAGTACCAGATTATTACTCTGTTGCGGAGGCAAAGAGAAATAGAAGGAGGAGGAACCATAGAGTGGAGTTGTTGAATCAGATAGAAGAGGAATTAAGTAAGTATGGTAGCTACCCGGATGAAGATGTTGCATTATGGAAACAAGCTGAAGGAAAGTTCATGGCTAAATTCTCGACAAGGAAAACATGGGAGCAGGTCCGAGAAAAAAGGCCTAACTGTGCATGGTACAGAGGAGTCTGTTTCCCTCAATCTACTCCAAAATACGCTTTCTTTATGTGGGTAGCTCTTAAGGAAAGGCTACAGACGGCAAACAAGATGCAGAAATGGAACAGTTCAATCAACACAACCTGTGTTCTTTGTACTGAGGCAATAGAATCATGTGATCATCTCTTCTTTGGCTGTCGATATTCGGGAACGGTATGGAGAAACTTAGTTGAGGGACTTATGCGAGATCAATTCACTATGGTGTGGAATGAGCTGATTGATATTGTCTCAAAGTTTTGGGTAACACCAATTAAGATTTTTATTATCAAATACACTCTGCAAGCCACAATGCATACAGTCTGGTGGGAGAGGAATGCTCGCAGGCATGGGGATGCGCCTAGAGACATCAATATCTTGACAAAGATGGTGGATAAGAATGTGAGGTTGAGGCTTTTATCACTAAAAGGAAGAGAA GTCCAGCTCCAGGAGCTTGCTTCTTCTTGA
- the LOC106319033 gene encoding sugar transport protein 13: MAGGGFATATANGVEFEAKITPIVIISCIMAATGGLMFGYDVGVSGGVTSMPDFLKKFFPVVHRKVEAGADKNSNYCKYDNQGLQLFTSSLYLAGLTATFFASYTTRTLGRRPTMLIAGVFFIIGVVLNAAAQDLAMLIAGRILLGCGVGFANQAVPLFLSEIAPTKIRGGLNILFQLNVTIGILFANLVNYGTAKIKGGWGWRLSLGLAGVPALLLTVGALLVTETPNSLVERGRLDEGKAVLRRIRGTDNVEPEFADLLEASRLAKEVKHPFRNLLQRRNRPQLVIAVALQIFQQCTGINAIMFYAPVLFSTLGFGNDAALYSAVVTGAVNVLSTVVSIYSVDKVGRRVLLLEAGVQMFFSQVVIAIILGIKVTDHSQNLSKGFAILVVVMICTYVAAFAWSWGPLGWLIPSETFPLETRSAGQSVTVCVNLLFTFIIAQAFLSMLCHFKFGIFIFFSSWVLVMSFFVMFLLPETKNIPIEEMTERVWKKHWFWARFMDDHHDDQVFASGHVNGKKSNGKSNGFDPSTRL; encoded by the exons ATGGCCGGAGGAGGATTCGCGACGGCGACGGCAAACGGAGTGGAGTTTGAGGCAAAGATAACTCCAATAGTTATCATCTCTTGCATCATGGCTGCTACCGGCGGTCTCATGTTCGGCTACGACGTTGGTGTCTCCG GCGGAGTGACATCGATGCCGGACTTTCTGAAGAAGTTTTTTCCGGTGGTTCACCGGAAAGTAGAAGCCGGAGCCGACAAAAACAGCAACTACTGCAAGTACGACAACCAAGGACTACAACTCTTCACATCATCTCTATACTTAGCCGGTCTAACCGCAACGTTCTTCGCTTCATACACGACGAGAACGTTAGGACGAAGACCAACCATGCTTATAGCCGGCGTGTTCTTCATCATCGGTGTGGTTCTCAACGCCGCGGCTCAAGACCTAGCTATGCTCATTGCAGGAAGGATATTACTTGGTTGTGGAGTTGGGTTCGCTAATCAAGCTGTGCCTTTGTTCTTGTCGGAGATTGCACCTACTAAGATCCGTGGTGGTCTTAATATTCTGTTTCAACTTAACGTCACTATTGGAATCCTCTTCGCTAATCTTGTCAACTATGGTACCGCCAA GATCAAGGGAGGATGGGGATGGAGACTATCCTTAGGTTTGGCCGGAGTCCCGGCGCTTCTACTGACGGTGGGAGCTTTGTTGGTGACGGAAACACCGAACAGTCTCGTCGAAAGAGGTCGTCTTGATGAAGGAAAAGCCGTTCTTCGTCGCATTCGGGGTACTGATAATGTCGAGCCAGAGTTTGCTGACCTTCTTGAAGCTAGCCGCCTTGCTAAAGAAGTCAAACACCCTTTTAGAAACCTTCTTCAACGTAGGAATAGGCCTCAGCTTGTCATTGCCGTGGCTTTGCAG ATCTTCCAACAATGCACTGGAATCAACGCCATCATGTTCTACGCTCCTGTTCTCTTCAGCACTTTAGGTTTTGGCAATGACGCTGCTCTCTACTCTGCAGTGGTCACTGGTGCAGTCAACGTGCTCTCCACGGTAGTCTCAATCTACTCTGTTGACAAAGTCGGTCGTCGTGTTCTTCTCCTTGAAGCTGGTGTCCAAATGTTCTTCTCTCAAGTCGTTATCGCCATTATACTCGGCATCAAAGTCACAGACCACTCACAAAACCTCTCCAAAGGGTTTGCGATTCTAGTCGTGGTGATGATCTGCACCTACGTAGCTGCTTTCGCCTGGTCTTGGGGACCGCTCGGGTGGCTAATCCCTAGTGAGACTTTCCCTCTAGAGACACGTTCTGCTGGACAGAGTGTGACGGTCTGCGTCAACCTCCTCTTCACTTTCATCATCGCTCAGGCTTTCCTCTCGATGTTGTGTCATTTCAAGTTCGGGATATTCATCTTCTTTTCTTCTTGGGTCTTGGTGATGTCTTTCTTTGTGATGTTCCTCCTTCCTGAGACCAAGAACATTCCTATCGAGGAGATGACTGAGAGAGTGTGGAAGAAGCACTGGTTCTGGGCTAGGTTCATGGATGATCACCACGATGATCAAGTGTTCGCGAGTGGTCATGTAAATGGTAAGAAGAGTAACGGTAAATCTAACGGATTTGACCCTTCAACACGGCTCTAA
- the LOC106319034 gene encoding mavicyanin: MAARIVVALACMVVMLGLSKAAVYKVGDSAGWTTIANVDYKLWASTKTFHIGDTVLFEYNPKFHNVMRVTHAMYRSCNNSNPISTFTTGNDSVTLTNHGHHFFFCGVPGHCMAGQKLDLNVIHPVSFTPLSDPPISSSSSPSSTTMIPAAGVPGPSPSHAASLSSVAAAVVSLLVSLIFANFAS; encoded by the exons ATGGCGGCGAGGATAGTGGTGGCTTTGGCATGTATGGTGGTGATGTTAGGGCTGAGTAAAGCGGCAGTGTACAAAGTCGGCGACTCAGCAGGCTGGACAACCATAGCCAACGTAGACTATAAGCTATGGGCCTCAACCAAAACTTTCCACATTGGTGATACCGTCT TGTTTGAGTACAACCCAAAATTCCATAACGTGATGAGAGTGACGCATGCAATGTATAGAAGCTGCAACAACTCAAACCCAATCTCCACCTTCACCACCGGTAACGACTCAGTTACCCTCACCAACCACGGCCACCATTTCTTCTTCTGCGGCGTTCCCGGTCATTGTATGGCTGGTCAGAAACTTGACCTCAACGTCATTCATCCCGTCTCCTTCACGCCACTCTCTGATCCACCGATTTCTTCCTCCTCTTCTCCTTCGTCGACTACTATGATTCCTGCAGCCGGAGTCCCCGGTCCATCTCCTAGCCACGCGGCTTCTCTTTCGAGTGTGGCGGCAGCTGTGGTGTCTCTCCTTGTCTCTTTGATCTTTGCAAATTTTGCTTCTTAA